The Prunus persica cultivar Lovell chromosome G8, Prunus_persica_NCBIv2, whole genome shotgun sequence genome includes a region encoding these proteins:
- the LOC18768076 gene encoding protein SHI RELATED SEQUENCE 3, which translates to MVKRGGGEGGVIMASRCQDCGNQAKKECVYMRCRTCCKSKGFHCQTHVKSTWVPVYRRRQQQLPAAALLSQQHLQLYHEQGHHHQNPKRPAEHLTNPSSSTRLDQEVNFPAEVNSMATFKCVRVSSVEDMVDQHAYQTSVVIGGHVFKGILYDQGPDHHHQNCYTTVGQSSSSHHVLLNRKTSNFINAAANTASTSSAPDPPADQLPHHHPPSSYPLIPFNAFMPGTQFFINPK; encoded by the exons ATGGTGAagcgaggaggaggagaaggaggagTGATAATGGCTTCAAGATGCCAAGACTGTGGGAACCAAGCAAAGAAGGAGTGTGTGTACATGAGATGCAGGACTTGCTGTAAGAGCAAAGGGTTTCACTGCCAAACCCACGTCAAAAGCACTTGGGTTCCGGTCTACAGAAGACGCCAACAGCAGCTTCCTGCAGCAGCTCTTCTTTCTCAACAGCACCTTCAGCTTTATCATGAACAAGGACATCATCACCAAAACCCTAAGAGGCCAGCTGAACACCTCACCAATCCGTCTTCCTCAACAA GGCTAGATCAAGAGGTGAATTTTCCAGCTGAAGTGAATTCCATGGCAACTTTTAAGTGTGTTCGAGTGAGCTCAGTGGAAGACATGGTTGATCAGCACGCTTATCAGACAAGCGTGGTGATCGGAGGGCATGTATTTAAGGGAATTCTCTATGATCAAGGTcctgatcatcatcatcaaaattGTTACACCACTGTAGGCCAAAGCTCCAGCTCCCATCATGTATTGTTAAATAGGAAAACTAGTAATTTTATTAATGCTGCTGCAAATACTGCTTCCACTTCATCAGCTCCTGATCCTCCTGCAGATCAATTACCACATCATCATCCTCCTTCTTCATACCCATTGATTCCCTTTAATGCTTTCATGCCTGGTACGCAATTTTTCATTAACCCAAAATGA
- the LOC18766222 gene encoding uncharacterized protein LOC18766222: MPTSDSRERQRVFIKLKLLKGRNPIIRFKTRRSKTKTKPKTREREMELGKFQGQNSMDEEFEFLQIGEEDYVGLSHWEFVDASDADSEEKHHHNHHSDSEQREDKDEEANGSDVLSIGPSSFSSSISSTSKPMAVPVGAHSHRRPHLVRFLDVGLNLKPRHDFDGGDEDEGHGHDGDDEDDDGYGLDDELVPWSVGDKFGRQRMRKLGKRTFPKMNNSKRSPYLLVRPGCVRGKHGLGLKHIN, translated from the coding sequence ATGCCCACCTCAGATTCCCGAGAAAGGCAACGAGTCTTTATAAAACTGAAGTTACTGAAGGGAAGGAACCCAATAATTCGTTTCAAAACTAGGAGatccaaaactaaaacaaaaccaaaaacaagggagagagaaatggaATTGGGAAAGTTTCAAGGGCAAAATTCCATGGACGAAGAATTTGAATTCTTGCAAATTGGAGAAGAGGACTATGTGGGTCTTTCGCACTGGGAGTTCGTTGATGCCTCTGATGCAGACTCAGAAGAAaagcaccaccacaaccaccactcTGACTCCGAACAACGAGAAGATAAAGACGAAGAAGCAAATGGGTCTGATGTGCTAAGTATCGGGCcttcttcattttcctctTCTATCTCTTCGACCTCAAAGCCAATGGCAGTTCCAGTCGGTGCCCATAGCCATCGTCGTCCCCATCTTGTTCGATTTCTCGATGTGGGCCTCAATCTCAAACCCCGGCACGATTTTGACGGTGGTGATGAGGATGAGGGCCATGGtcatgatggtgatgatgaggatgatgatgggTATGGTTTAGATGACGAGCTCGTGCCGTGGTCGGTGGGCGACAAGTTTGGGAGGCAGAGGATGAGGAAATTGGGGAAGAGGACATTTCCGAAGATGAACAATTCGAAGCGATCGCCTTACTTGCTTGTGAGGCCTGGCTGCGTCCGTGGGAAGCATGGACTGGGTTTGAAGCACATAAACTAA